One genomic window of Agarivorans sp. Alg241-V36 includes the following:
- a CDS encoding RimK/LysX family protein — MMKFISRTLISLLCLLATQSHSLATSLEQSPFYDNGPHYHLDGKLVMGRIEFIYYADVDSLKGVGVPAKIDTGADTTSIHALNISIRSSNPKFADLQGEALLKSIAESFGDPNSEWWLESFDTPERNIKATVKFDLVHPHSGETITLERPLARLSGIQGRGDHGILYRPVVELALSSGDITVTTAVNLTDRSAFSYPILIGKTFLREQAWVDSSYDYLQQEPEAKIISNKETAYLDDLPLAISVSLANRRTSLNATNIKVDKDQQQVSFDAVGKNNKSKAYTLPLLKMLKIGDKHHPMVNMPVSIGQEVKHIELLLRDRSKRSSQLRLGTEALNQYFLVDLSAEFLGDKALESAMDFATKPPFMMSPEEQITFDEVTFKAEPSFAVNTTLMRVKSLKTLERSEQKKTIAAFSASDIYNNVYVFEQPIDRNIVVGGVTRPVITPKTSLAGKNYQTDIALELASKDDPEELLIGESFADGPIWVNTRTNNIFDKRAVIRAGYVEQAEVEGLSIPVKLDTGADVSSMHAEQIKRFDKDGKAMVTFTYRNSDGLEQEFTREVVDEMTIKARVGEKANSRPVVMMEVKLGEVTETVRVNLQNRENFSYSMILGKNYLRNGFVVSSDGRFILTKQP; from the coding sequence ATGATGAAATTTATTTCCAGAACTCTCATCTCTTTGCTGTGTTTACTCGCCACTCAATCTCACAGCTTAGCCACCTCTTTAGAACAAAGTCCTTTCTACGATAATGGGCCGCATTATCACCTTGACGGCAAACTGGTAATGGGCCGAATCGAATTCATTTACTATGCCGATGTTGATTCGCTAAAGGGGGTTGGAGTTCCTGCCAAAATTGACACAGGCGCCGATACTACTTCCATTCATGCGCTCAACATTAGCATTCGCAGTAGCAACCCAAAGTTTGCAGATTTACAAGGCGAAGCCTTACTTAAAAGCATTGCTGAAAGTTTTGGCGACCCAAATAGTGAGTGGTGGCTAGAGAGCTTTGATACACCCGAACGCAATATTAAGGCAACAGTTAAGTTTGATTTAGTTCACCCACATAGCGGTGAGACGATTACTTTAGAGCGACCTTTAGCACGATTGAGTGGTATTCAAGGGCGTGGAGACCACGGCATACTCTATCGACCAGTAGTTGAGCTTGCTTTGTCTTCTGGCGATATTACCGTAACAACCGCAGTAAACCTTACTGACCGCAGTGCCTTCTCCTACCCCATTTTAATAGGCAAAACCTTTTTGCGAGAACAAGCTTGGGTGGACTCAAGTTATGACTACTTGCAGCAAGAGCCTGAAGCAAAGATTATTAGCAATAAAGAAACCGCCTATTTAGATGACCTTCCATTAGCCATCAGCGTGTCTTTAGCTAACCGACGCACCAGCCTAAATGCCACCAATATAAAGGTAGATAAAGATCAACAGCAGGTTAGCTTTGATGCAGTAGGCAAAAACAACAAGTCGAAAGCTTATACCCTACCGCTGTTAAAAATGCTGAAAATTGGCGATAAGCACCATCCAATGGTAAACATGCCTGTAAGCATCGGCCAAGAAGTAAAACATATAGAGTTATTGCTGCGCGACCGCTCAAAGCGTTCCAGCCAACTACGCCTTGGCACCGAAGCTTTAAACCAGTACTTTCTTGTTGACTTAAGTGCTGAGTTTCTAGGTGACAAAGCACTTGAATCGGCAATGGACTTTGCCACTAAGCCACCTTTTATGATGAGCCCTGAAGAGCAAATCACCTTCGATGAAGTCACTTTTAAAGCTGAACCATCTTTTGCGGTAAACACCACTCTAATGAGAGTGAAAAGCTTAAAAACACTAGAAAGAAGCGAGCAAAAGAAAACAATAGCCGCTTTCTCCGCCAGTGATATATATAACAACGTCTATGTATTTGAACAGCCAATTGACCGAAACATCGTAGTGGGTGGAGTCACTCGTCCAGTGATTACACCTAAGACCTCTCTCGCAGGTAAAAACTACCAAACCGACATAGCACTAGAACTAGCCAGTAAAGATGATCCAGAAGAGCTGTTGATTGGCGAAAGCTTCGCTGATGGCCCAATTTGGGTGAATACTCGCACCAACAATATTTTTGATAAAAGAGCGGTTATTCGTGCCGGTTACGTAGAACAAGCCGAAGTAGAAGGCCTATCAATTCCAGTGAAACTGGATACCGGTGCCGATGTAAGTTCTATGCATGCCGAGCAAATAAAACGCTTTGATAAAGACGGTAAAGCCATGGTGACCTTTACCTACCGCAATAGCGACGGTTTAGAGCAAGAGTTCACCCGCGAAGTGGTTGATGAAATGACCATTAAAGCTCGAGTGGGCGAAAAAGCTAACTCTCGCCCGGTAGTAATGATGGAAGTGAAGCTAGGAGAGGTAACAGAAACAGTTCGGGTTAACCTACAAAACCGAGAAAACTTTAGCTACAGCATGATCCTAGGAAAAAACTACTTACGTAACGGCTTTGTGGTAAGCAGCGATGGCCGCTTTATTCTTACCAAACAGCCTTAA